One segment of Haliotis asinina isolate JCU_RB_2024 chromosome 12, JCU_Hal_asi_v2, whole genome shotgun sequence DNA contains the following:
- the LOC137258894 gene encoding putative ankyrin repeat protein RF_0381: MPVLARLVDVNPTRRYVPKIYKEENTISPKKRKDIANFLSSVRTGDVNSVKRFLDGGLDADVEGEDKETALTTAVFTENTTMCRLLIEHGCDLNKSGTVPPFYFRLTPLCQAVSAGNTQAVMMLLQAGCNKDLRDDLGRPPLFYSMSCSNDDMLHLLLRSGCDINLGTKDTNYTILHEAVAKGKLDIVKILLEAGANPNRYEVNQRLTPSFFTTRQDIHELLVKYGSNINHTSRSGDTVLHHAITHGDLPLVEYFLNKGAIINAIKTTCVVSSHNILQQVNIQDPLQQAATEHYFKICIRLIQHGCSTQFLNSEENDLVTRLLSSENQELILTLLFASGNTNWLKRILSDGVRNHLNISRATRDWLQRLAGKVLPLRMMACHTIRQTLKSQASQGSILKYISKLSLPEVMHDCVILKVKLA, from the exons ATGCCAGTTTTAGCTCGCTTGGTAGATGTGAATCCGACAAGAAGATATGTACCGAAAATCTACAAAGAGGAAAATACAATTTCACCCAAGAAAAGAAAGGATATAGCAAACTTTCTAAGCTCCGTCAGGACAGGTGACGTGAATTCAGTGAAGCGTTTCTTGGATGGAGGTCTGGACGCCGACGTGGAAGGAGAAGACAAGGAGACAGCTCTGACCACGGCTGTGTTTACT gaAAACACTACTATGTGTCGCCTGTTGATTGAACATGGCTGTGATCTAAACAAGAGTGGGACAGTTCCACCATTCTACTTCCGTCTCACCCCACTGTGCCAAGCAGTCAGTGCAGGAAACACGCAGGCAGTGATGATGCTGCTGCAGGCCGGATGTAACAAAGATCTCCGTGACGATCTTGG ACGACCTCCATTGTTTTACTCCATGTCGTGTTCCAATGACGACATGTTGCATCTCCTCCTGAGGTCAGGATGTGACATCAACCTTGGTACCAAAGACACCAACTACACCATCCTCCACGAGGCAGTGGCTAAAGGAAAGCTGGACATTGTCAAG ATTTTGTTGGAAGCTGGCGCCAACCCAAACAGATATGAAGTAAATCAGCGTCTAACTCCGTCATTCTTCACAACACGGCAAGACATCCATGAACTGTTGGTGAAATATGGATCTAATATTAACCACACAAGTCGGTCAGGAGACACGGTGTTACACCATGCTATCACACATGGTGATCTCCCACTGGTAGAATATTTCCTCAATAAAGGTGCAATTATCAATGCAATAAAGACAACATGTGTGGTTTCATCCCATAACATCCTGCAGCAGGTGAACATCCAAGACCCTCTCCAACAAGCCGCTACTGAGCACTACTTCAAGATCTGTATCCGCCTCATCCAACATGGCTGCTCCACACAGTTTCTCAATTCAGAAGAAAATGATCTGGTCACAAGACTACTTAGTAGCGAGAACCAAGAACTGATTCTCACATTGTTGTTTGCGTCAGGGAACACCAACTGGTTGAAGAGAATTTTGTCAGATGGAGTTCGGAATCATCTGAACATTTCCCGAGCCACGCGTGATTGGTTGCAGAGGCTGGCTGGCAAGGTGCTACCACTGAGGATGATGGCCTGTCACACCATCCGTCAAACACTGAAAAGTCAAGCGTCACAGGGCAGCATTCTGAAATATATTTCCAAACTATCATTGCCTGAAGTGATGCATGATTGTGTGATACTGAAAGTGAAGCTGGCATAA
- the LOC137258793 gene encoding serine proteinase stubble-like, with protein sequence MKRVSVFLVILASLLGVVANNYLYGNNWNRAYYNYMMYYQSRYGRQNPYSHVAGYQVLNSAKWMPTAVYNNYFCKILASSVGKRSIRLKRIVPNRGLSFPSYMMSATFLRRYANRYFRKDRVDDLDLTLRQFFNVSIDDYLHGMIRRRQQGYSYTSIRDEIIRGLLSKYSGMNDARSINNALRAINLFNKAGQAQVRRYADAYDSSNCMHLSRHGRQYLCSYLHFAMSLTQACGVNNLVSMLYTDCSCYGGQSADVVYVPIDNPHPNPDPVTAAPVTAAPTTVAPTTAAPTTAAPTTTAVTTSAGSTVTTDPSATTTTATTTTAASSTDCGVSSINPARDFPLIRFILRQWRIVGGINAQSGEFPWMAIVSANGGLCGGSIINSTHILTAAHCVDDFTANSIIVDVGEHDRSNDNDHTTFQVSTVTIHENYQPGSEANDIALLELSTPIDFNTITDAAPVCLPSGTFTATVGDGTECVVAGWGTLSFQGRIPNILQEVSVPTYAGTSCTANFNTIPTTPATQLCAGAPGTGGVDSCQGDSGSPLFCSVNGRWVQYGLVSYGDGCASPGEAGVYTDVSQYVDWINGT encoded by the exons ATGAAACGTGTGTCGGTGTTCCTCGTTATACTGGCGTCCCTTCTCGGGGTAGTAGCGAACAATTATTTGTATGGAAATAACTGGAACAGAGCGTATTATAATTATATGATGTACTATCAGTCCAGATATGGAAG ACAGAACCCGTACAGTCACGTGGCGGGCTACCAAGTCCTCAACTCTGCCAAGTGGATGCCGACGGCCGTCTACAACAACTACTTCTGCAAGATCCTGGCTTCATCCGTAGGAAAGAGGAGTATTCGACTCAAAAGAATTGTACCAAACAGAGGCCTCAGCTTCCCCAGCTACATGATGTCAGCGACGTTTCTACGACGTTACGCCAACAGGTACTTCCGGAAGGATAGGGTAGACGACCTTGACCTGACATTACGGCAATTCTTTAATGTCAGTATTGACGACTATCTCCATGGTATGATCAGACGGAGGCAACAAGGATACTCGTACACAAGTATCCGGGATGAAATAATCCGTGGATTACTGTCCAAGTACAGCGGCATGAACGACGCTAGATCTATCAACAACGCCCTCCGCGCCATCAACCTTTTCAACAAGGCCGGGCAGGCTCAGGTTAGAAGATATGCCGATGCCTACGACTCCTCAA ACTGCATGCATCTGAGTCGACATGGCCGACAGTACCTGTGTAGTTACCTCCACTTCGCAATGAGCCTCACTCAGGCCTGCGGCGTCAACAAcctcgtctccatgctctacacgGACTGCAGCTGCTACGGCGGTCAAAGTGCTGATGTTGTATACGTGCCTATCGACAACCCCCATCCCAACCCAGATCCGGTAACGGCAGCCCCGGTAACGGCAGCTCCGACAACAGTAGCTCCGACAACGGCAGCTCCTACAACGGCAGCTCCTACAACGACTGCTGTTACTACTTCAGCGGGGTCTACAGTTACTACAGACCCATCTGCAACCACCACAACTGCTACAACTACGACAGCTGCATCTTCCACAG ACTGCGGCGTCAGCAGCATCAACCCTGCGCGAGACTTCCCCCTCATCCGCTTCATCCTCCGACAGTGGCGTATCGTCGGGGGAATCAACGCGCAGAGTGGGGAGTTCCCCTGGATGGCCATCGTCAGCGCTAATGGCGGCCTCTGCGGCGGCAGCATCATCAACTCTACGCACATACTCACTGCTGCTCACTGTGTCGA tgattttactgCAAACTCCATAATAGTCGACGTGGGGGAACATGACCGCTCCAACGACAACGACCACACGACGTTCCAGGTGTCGACAGTCACAATCCACGAGAACTACCAGCCTGGCTCTGAGG CTAACGATATCGCTTTGTTGGAGCTGTCGACGCCTATAGATTTCAACACCATCACTGACGCAGCACCCGTTTGTCTACCCAGCGGGACGTTCACAGCCACAGTAGGGGATGGCACCGAGTGTGTAGTAGCAGGGTGGGGGACCCTCTCAT TTCAAGGTCGGATTCCTAACATCCTTCAGGAGGTGTCAGTTCCAACTTATGCGGGGACGTCATGCACGGCCAACTTCAACACCATCCCCACCACTCCTGCAACCCAGCTGTGCGCCGGCGCACCGGGTACCGGCGGAGTCGACTCCTGTCAG GGAGACTCGGGCAGTCCCTTGTTCTGTTCCGTCAACGGCCGTTGGGTTCAGTACGGTCTGGTGTCGTACGGTGACGGGTGTGCCAGTCCCGGGGAAGCTGGCGTCTACACGGACGTGTCTCAGTACGTCGACTGGATCAACGGCACCTAG